The genomic interval ggttctttttttttttcctggttcattttttttaattttttttattggttgttcacaacattacaaagctcttgacatatcatatttcatacactagattgaagtggattatgaactcccaattttaccccaaatgcagattgcagaatcacgtcggttacacatccacaattttacataatgcccaattagtaattgttgtattctgctacctttcctattccctactatcccccctcccctcccctcccatcttctctctctaccccatctactgtaattcattactctccttgtttattttcccattcccctcacaacctcttatatgtaattttgtttagcaatgagggtctcccttcagcccttttttttatttatttttaaaatttaagccagggtctcattgagttgccaaaggtcttgctaagttgctgaggctgtcctcataTTTGCAAGCCTGCCTCAGCCCGCAGAgttactaggattataggcatgtaccatcacacccagcttccAGTGCCCTTTTGATCCAGTATCCAGGGAAACTGTACTACTTTCAATTgacattattttctcttttgctctcattttctgattttttagcagaaaagaaatatgtgtacttttttttttttttttttaattttggtggcCAGTTCCAAAGAGAGAAGAGTAGAACCCATCAATGAGAGCTGTCTTCACCCGTGGTGGTACTGAAGAATTCCCTGCAGCATTCTGCTACCAGGTGAATGGGTCTTGCCCCAGGACAGTCCATCCTCTGGGTATCCAGCTGGTCATCTACCTGGCCTGTGCAGCAGGCATACTTACTACAGTTCTAGGGAATCTGTTTGTAGTGTTTTCTGTGTCCTACTTTAAAGTGCTTCACACTCCCACTAACTTCTTattgctctccctggccctggctGACATGCTGCTGGGTCTTCTGGTGCTGCCACTAAGCACTGTTCGCTCTGTGGAGAGTTGCTGGTTCTTTGGGGACTTCCTCTGCCGTCTGCACACCTACTTGGACACtcttttctgcctcacctccatcTTCCATCTCTGTTTCATTTCCATTGACCGTCACTGCGCCATCTGCGACCCCCTGCTCTATCCCGCCAAGTTCACAATCAGGGTGGCCCTCAAGTGTATCTTAGCAGGGTGGGGAGTGCCAGCAGCTTATACTGCCATCCTCCTCTACACAGATTTTGTAGAAAGAGGACTTAGCCAGTGGCTGGAAGAGATGCCTTGTGTGGGCAGTTGCCAGCTGCTGTTCAATAAGTTTTGGGGCTGGTTAAACTTCCCTGCATTCTTTATCCCCTGCCTCCTCATGATCAGCTTGTATGTGAAGATCTTCGTGGTTGCGACCAGGCAGGCTCGACAGATCAGCACCTTGAGCAAAAGCTTGGCTGGGGCTGCCAAGCGTGAGAGAAAAGCTGCCAAGACCCTAGGCATCGCTGTGGGCATCTACCTCATGTGCTGGCTTCCCTTCACGGTGGACACCCTGGTGGACAGCCTCCTTAACTTTGTCACACCACCACACATCTTTGACATCTTTATCTGGTTTGCCTACTTCAACTCAGCCTGCAACCCCATCATCTACGTCTTTTCCTACCGGTGGTTCAGGAAGGCACTGAAACTCATCCTGAGCCGGGAGATCTTCTTGCCACGGACTCCCACTATTGATTTGTACCAAGAATGACTCCATCTGCTGAATGCAGGCAGGAATCCAGTAGGAAGGCATGGTGGGAAGGATGAGTGGCACCGGAGCTGTGGGTTGCGTGGTGTCATGAGTTTGCAGGTAGCTTCCAGGGTTCAAGTGCAGGAAAAAGACAGCTTAATTTGGAAAGAGATGAGTGCTCCTCTTATTCAGTGCTCTCATAGTAGAATGTAGGGAAAGGAGAGAGGTAAGTCATCTTAAGACCTCCTGGATAAGCCACAATGCTGGGAAAATATTTGGCTCCTAAGTCATTGCTTCCTTGAAACAACTAAGATGCAGAGGTGGAAGATTAGAGCTCCAGGGCCTGGATTTCTGAGCTCCTGGTTCTGCCACATGAAGCAGCCAGGTGAGACTTCAGCTACCTTTGAATCCTCCATCTCCCTTGCTATATAGTGTCCTCATTCACAAAATCTGGGAtttgtattgttttctttctaaagtgTCCTGAAGCTAAAATATTGCCTAGTATAATATTGGAAACTTTGTTTAAATCATAATTTTACTTCACATTTTTAAGTCATTGTCAAGAGTTTGaaatacctatttttaaaaatgttcatttttagagTTCTTATCTTCTTGGAAGTCAACCACAAAATAGAATTATAAGtcagacttatttattttaatgacctTGAGTAAATATATTCTGTTATTGAAAGaatgttgtcatttttaaaaattaccatgaTTTGAAAACATATGGAATATTTTAGTAAGTGATAATTATtcacattttgtcattttaattatttcctcctTTAATCACCAGTTAGAATCACTATCTTTCCACTAGCACGAGCACATGGTTTTCACTGGGAAAAAAGTACCTATGTCACATACTTCTCAGAATTGGATAAAGTGTGTCTCAGCAGCCATCACTAGCAATGGCAATAAATCTGTGAGTAGGACTGGCATTAAAAATCAGGAAGGAGAATCAGCTTCTAGAGAATCATAGAAATACAGAGACATGAGTATAATGGTACAGTCTCTACCACCAATGAATCAGGGAGGAAGGAGAACAAGAATCAGACCTGTGATGGACACCACATGAGGAGCTTAAGCTGATGGGTGGACAGGTAAAGACCTGACCCCAGGACTTGAAGTCCAGCTCATCATCATTTCTTATGAGAACAGggtataaaaagcaaatattttgcaCTTGGCAAATCTGTTTAAGCCCTTGGACAAATGGAAACCTGCTTTCCATATCAATTTCCTGAGACCCTGATGTCTAAACAGAACGTTTCTGTTGATACTTTATTATGGGGTTATTGTCCCTCTCCCTTACTGAGTGAGAATTAACTATACTAAGGCAAATATTCTAACTTTTTGTGCTATGACTGTTTTGACACTCTGGTTATGATCATAGACCCCCATCTCATAACTGGACTTTCAAgtgaataaaattgtttttaaggtagcattgtaaaagaaaatagttaCTTTGAAATATAGTTATCATGAAGTAACACAGGTCAACACAGCACAGACTTGAGATCTGTTCCTGATCACTCAGCTGGTATTCATGCCATTTAGGTATGGTGACCACATCGGTGCATCTTTGTTCTTCTGAATGTAGTTTGGATCCCATGGCTGACTGTGTCTTCACCTCCTTATCCCAAGAACCTAGCATAATGCTGcccacacagtaggtactcaatcaatatttattgaatgaaatatatgcaaatttggagtcaaaaatttttaaatactttgaatCAAGATGTGTAATATGGGATTTTGTGAATTCTAAATGTTCTAAACTCTGTAAAATCTCTGGTCCAGTAAACGCTCtatattcttcaaaaattaataaagaaatacagTTTATCATAACATCCTAGAAATAATCAAGGCtgtaatatattaatatgtgGCCTTTTCTGGCGGCATTAGATAAGATCTTCTGGCAGGTGCAATAAAACCACTGTAATTCAAAATATTGATGGGTTTAAGTGAAAATGCACAAAATCTGCACCATAGTGTGATATGAAAATATCAATTTCTACTGAGGACAAAAATCAGTACTAATGTCACTGTATTTTTCACCTACTTTCCAAATGGAAGGGTGtgctaaaatttcaggaaaaggtTAGTGAATATAAAGATACAATATTTTACCCATATAAATTCATGAACACTGGAAGTAAGAATCTCCTTTAAACTTAAACACCAGGACATTCTTCCAACCATGATGGCTTTGGGATCAGATTTGAATACAAGGCAGTGTCAGTCAGACCTCACTATTAACTGTGACAGCTAATGCCTGATGAGACTCATCTTCATCAAGAGCCTGCCACTGATAAACATATGGACAAGCACagcaatttctttctctttttgtgctTGTTtagaatgttttttgttttttaaaaaacttccatAATAAATATCAACAGAGTTTCAAATTCTAGGATGAATCCTTATTTTGTATGAACATaaccattattctttttttctctaaacatCTCTCAACTTAATTATATTGCTTTCTTATAACTCAGTCAAAACCATTATGGCTCACCCCAGTGGGTAGCATTAATGAATATGTAATACACATGAGTGGTTACTAGGGACCAGCTGTATAAGACAGATATCTGCATGGGCCACAGGAAGGAAACACAGGAGGATGTGTACAACTGGAAATTATGTCAAGGGtgactgggccctgctcctggtATGGAAAAGTACAACTTGCATTCAGAATGGATCTTGAGGCAACattaaattataaacatttgttCTAGCTGAAGAGTTGACTAACACAGGCAAAATCCAGTGGCTGTCTCATGCTACCCTCTGACTATTCAGTTTCTTTTCCAATATTCACTCAACATTGAAGTACCTGCCAATGTTTAAAGTGACCTTCCTCTACTTCCACAGTTTGACATCAGCTACATGTGGGGGTAGTTTGAACTCACAAGCAAGCTCTCTTAAAAACATGTACATTCCTACATGCCTGTTTAATTCTTTCCACTTAGTGGACTGCAACTCCCACTGCAGGGCTGAGTCCTAAGCAGAGAGCCTAGGAGTTCTCAGGGCTTTATACACGTTGCTGAAATTCCTGACTCACTTTCTCCCCagcctgaggttcagagaagtgcAATATAACTTCACATACTCAAATACAATATATTTAAGACTCTCAATTAGCATTTATTGAGAATCTATTATATGCAGAGTGTGATGCTACTCTGTTGGACCTGAGATTCCTGAAATGTGAACATTGCACTCAAAAAACATTTGTCCAAAGGGATAGAAATAAACTACAAATAAGAACACAGAAAGCAGGGTAAAGTCAGTTCTCAATAAAGGTAGAACGAAGAGCTACAGTAATGAGAAGAGGGAATATTTCTGTGTTAGTCAATATACAAGTGCAAGGTCTAAACAGTCAGATGTCCTGGCCAATTTCAGATTTaatcctttccttttcctataatcttgggcaagttacttcgCTTGTGCTTcaattttctcctctgtaaaaggGAGCTAATAATAGCTCTTCTCTAGGGTCTTGACAAGGAATGAGataattatgtaaataaagtGCCCGCCAAAATACTGGGCACATATTAGTGCTCCATTAATTGTCCACTCACAAAGAATTACAAGAGGAGTGGCATTTAAACTTCTCACTAGGGGAGGGAAAGAtagagaaatacattttaaactcaaggagctctataaaaaataatattttaaaaatgatatttaaataaaacccATACTGAATTTGAACACTTACACAAGAAATATATCCAAAGACAAGGCCAAAGAACAAGGTTCAGAAAGGTTAAGGATGTTGTCCAAGGGCTGgggtgtgcctcagtggtagggtgtagttagtaaagtgcttgccctgggtttgataaccagcacctaaaaaaaaaaaagagagaatattgtTCAACAGATACTCTTGTGGTCTCTCATGCAAAAGCTAAAAAATGTTTGtctcaaagaagaagaagagagtggAATGGTAATAACTAGAAGATAGGAAggacaggaagagggaagaagatTGGGTGACAGGTAGATAAAAGGAATAATTTCTGGTGTTCTGCACACAGTAAGGTAACCCATTATAAATCTGATGATGAACTATAAGGGAAGAGCTCAAAGACTCtgaacataaagaaatgataattatataaaaattttaatcaccCTAAGTTGATCAGTATGTGTCGTATGTACTAAAATAGCATACTGTACCCCATAATTGTGCACATGTATTACATGTTgattaaacaaaaaaagtaaagttaaaaaaagtgCTATTCTCTCTTGTTCATACAGTCAGCAAGGAACAGCACTGAGATTGAACCACCCACACCCTCCAACAGTGCCTCTCTTGGACACCATCCTGCCTCTTTTCAAGGAGCAAAATTTGAAGGACTTCTGCAGGCTGAGTCTTTTTGGACATGGTAAATGTTTACTGAActgaattatttcatatgttgGAAACAATATATTTgatgcatttttatgtttttatttttttaaaaataaattatcttgttcataaaaataataattcattgcCTATGTgcacaatttggaaaataaagaaagcacGGAGGGGAAAAATCTTTTCCCTAATTCTCACTTGCTAGAAAAGACTACTGTCTGTTTTATATATTCCTCCAGTCTTTTCACTCAAGAAATGctgttttaaaatacagtatcTTGC from Ictidomys tridecemlineatus isolate mIctTri1 chromosome 8, mIctTri1.hap1, whole genome shotgun sequence carries:
- the Taar5 gene encoding trace amine-associated receptor 5, coding for MRAVFTRGGTEEFPAAFCYQVNGSCPRTVHPLGIQLVIYLACAAGILTTVLGNLFVVFSVSYFKVLHTPTNFLLLSLALADMLLGLLVLPLSTVRSVESCWFFGDFLCRLHTYLDTLFCLTSIFHLCFISIDRHCAICDPLLYPAKFTIRVALKCILAGWGVPAAYTAILLYTDFVERGLSQWLEEMPCVGSCQLLFNKFWGWLNFPAFFIPCLLMISLYVKIFVVATRQARQISTLSKSLAGAAKRERKAAKTLGIAVGIYLMCWLPFTVDTLVDSLLNFVTPPHIFDIFIWFAYFNSACNPIIYVFSYRWFRKALKLILSREIFLPRTPTIDLYQE